Proteins encoded in a region of the Acidobacteriota bacterium genome:
- a CDS encoding SDR family oxidoreductase, which produces MKLQNKIVIVTGGAMGIGRALCQRFAAEGARAVVVADREMEKAEAVAAEIGGLAIKTDVSNEADIVNLVEQTTTKFGQIDLFCSNAGIGGMPGGAEVPNEAWAEIFGINVMAHIYAARAVLPQMLRRGEGYLLQTASAAGLLTQVGSAPYSVTKHAAVAFAEWLSITYGDKGIKVSCLCPQGVRTRMLLGEDGKGENFLVEGSVSPEEVAEAVVAGLAEEKFLILPHAEVAEYLQRKAGDYDRWIRGMRRLQAKVL; this is translated from the coding sequence ATGAAACTCCAAAACAAAATCGTCATCGTCACCGGAGGCGCGATGGGAATCGGTCGCGCGTTGTGCCAACGCTTTGCCGCGGAAGGTGCGCGCGCCGTCGTTGTCGCCGACCGGGAAATGGAAAAAGCCGAAGCCGTTGCCGCCGAAATCGGCGGGCTGGCCATCAAAACCGATGTCAGCAATGAAGCTGACATCGTCAATCTGGTGGAACAAACGACCACCAAGTTCGGCCAGATTGATTTATTTTGCTCGAACGCCGGAATTGGCGGAATGCCCGGCGGCGCGGAAGTTCCGAACGAAGCCTGGGCGGAAATTTTCGGCATCAACGTGATGGCGCACATTTACGCCGCGCGCGCCGTGTTGCCGCAAATGCTTCGGCGCGGCGAAGGCTATTTGCTGCAAACAGCGTCGGCGGCAGGGTTGTTGACCCAAGTCGGTTCGGCTCCGTATTCGGTGACCAAACACGCAGCGGTGGCCTTTGCAGAATGGCTTTCGATCACCTACGGCGACAAAGGCATCAAGGTGTCCTGCCTCTGCCCGCAAGGCGTTCGCACACGCATGCTGTTAGGTGAAGACGGCAAGGGAGAAAACTTTCTGGTGGAAGGTTCGGTTTCGCCGGAAGAAGTGGCGGAAGCGGTCGTGGCTGGATTGGCCGAAGAGAAGTTTTTGATCCTGCCGCACGCGGAAGTCGCCGAATACCTCCAACGCAAAGCGGGCGATTACGATCGCTGGATTCGCGGCATGCGGCGCCTGCAGGCAAAAGTGCTGTAG